The following coding sequences are from one Arcobacter nitrofigilis DSM 7299 window:
- a CDS encoding HP0495 family protein: protein MIDLNKHKLELDYPCNWVYKVVVVETVNIKKVVKEVIVEREHKLTESKVSSKGKFKSYTLDLLVHNEDDRKMIYELLGNHSDIKMVL from the coding sequence ATGATTGATTTAAATAAACATAAGTTAGAACTTGATTATCCATGTAATTGGGTTTATAAAGTTGTTGTTGTTGAAACTGTTAATATAAAAAAAGTTGTAAAAGAAGTTATAGTTGAAAGAGAGCATAAATTAACTGAATCAAAAGTTAGTTCAAAGGGTAAATTTAAAAGTTATACTTTGGACTTACTTGTTCATAATGAAGATGATAGAAAGATGATTTATGAGCTTTTAGGTAATCATAGTGACATAAAAATGGTTTTATAA
- a CDS encoding cbb3-type cytochrome oxidase subunit 3, with the protein MSYQEIVDLQGYTKIILMFIAVVVFYFCAYSIYKRDKKGERKYEEYSNLVHDDSIDSKPLEERNNNSDKKEKNI; encoded by the coding sequence ATGAGTTATCAAGAAATAGTTGATTTACAAGGTTATACAAAAATAATATTGATGTTTATTGCTGTTGTAGTATTTTACTTTTGTGCTTACTCTATATATAAAAGAGATAAAAAAGGTGAAAGAAAGTACGAAGAATATTCAAACTTAGTACATGATGATTCAATTGACTCTAAACCTCTTGAGGAAAGAAACAATAACTCTGATAAAAAAGAAAAGAATATTTAA
- the ccoO gene encoding cytochrome-c oxidase, cbb3-type subunit II: MFHWFEQRPFFFAVLVFIFVAFAGIVEVIPDFAKQSRPTVGTKPYTVLELAGRNVYIKDSCNACHSQLIRPFKSETDRYGMYSLSGEYVYDRPFLWGSKRTGPDLHRVGNYRTTDWHENHMMDPASVVPGSIMPSYAHQFKNIADIDTAYGEAVTVKKVFNTPYDVDLNGDGKIDVPLGTYEEAKAETLKEAKAIAADMKNQAVKDAVANGQIPEIVALIAYLNSLK, encoded by the coding sequence ATGTTTCATTGGTTCGAACAAAGACCGTTTTTCTTTGCGGTATTAGTATTTATATTTGTTGCATTTGCAGGTATAGTAGAAGTTATACCAGATTTTGCAAAACAAAGTAGACCAACAGTAGGTACAAAACCATATACTGTTTTAGAGTTAGCAGGTAGAAATGTTTATATAAAAGATTCATGTAATGCTTGTCACTCACAATTAATTAGACCATTTAAATCAGAGACTGATAGATATGGTATGTATTCATTGTCAGGTGAATATGTTTATGATAGACCATTTTTATGGGGATCAAAAAGAACTGGTCCAGATTTACATAGAGTTGGGAATTATAGAACAACAGATTGGCATGAGAATCATATGATGGATCCAGCATCAGTAGTACCAGGATCAATTATGCCATCTTATGCACATCAGTTTAAAAATATAGCAGATATTGATACTGCATATGGAGAAGCTGTTACAGTAAAAAAAGTGTTTAATACTCCATATGATGTAGATTTAAATGGAGATGGGAAAATTGATGTTCCATTAGGGACTTATGAAGAGGCAAAAGCAGAGACTTTAAAAGAAGCGAAAGCGATTGCTGCTGATATGAAAAATCAAGCTGTAAAAGATGCCGTAGCAAACGGTCAGATTCCTGAGATTGTAGCGCTTATTGCGTATTTGAATTCTTTAAAATAA
- the ccoN gene encoding cytochrome-c oxidase, cbb3-type subunit I, with amino-acid sequence MQNNARVEYDYSVAKAFTFTAILFGIVGMMVGVTLAFQLAFPHLSNLAGEYGTFSRLRPIHTNTVIFGFTLSGIFAGWYYMAQRILKVSLKESPFLIFIGKLHFLLYFITIFLGIFTLLAGYTTSKEYAELEWPLDILIVIWWVLWGISIFGLIGIRRERTLYVSIWYFIATFIGVSMLYLFNNMEVPTALVSGYGSWMHSVSMYSGTNDALVQWWYGHNAVAFVFTVPIIALIYYFLPKESGQNVYSYKLSILAFWGLMFVYLWAGGHHLIYSTVPDWLQTMGSVMSIVLILPSWGSAINMLLTMKGEWQQLQTNTLIKFMVLASTFYMLSTIEGPIMAIKSVNAIAHFTDWVPGHVHDGTLGWVTFMIMAALYHMAPRMYGREIYSKSLMDTQFWLQSTGIVLYFTSMWIAGITQGMMWRAYDEYGSLLYSFIDTVTVLKPYYTIRAVGGLLYLIGFFMFAYNMYKTATAGRVLDKEPINATPVAA; translated from the coding sequence ATGCAAAATAATGCACGAGTCGAGTACGATTACTCAGTTGCAAAAGCCTTTACATTCACAGCAATTCTATTTGGTATTGTTGGAATGATGGTTGGTGTTACCTTAGCCTTCCAACTAGCTTTCCCTCATTTAAGCAATTTAGCTGGAGAATATGGTACTTTTAGTAGATTAAGACCTATTCATACAAATACTGTTATATTTGGTTTTACATTAAGTGGTATTTTTGCTGGATGGTATTATATGGCACAAAGAATTTTAAAAGTTTCTTTGAAAGAATCACCATTTTTAATATTTATTGGTAAATTACATTTTTTACTATATTTCATTACTATTTTTTTAGGAATATTTACACTATTAGCAGGGTATACAACATCAAAAGAGTATGCTGAATTAGAGTGGCCACTAGATATTCTTATAGTAATTTGGTGGGTTTTATGGGGTATTAGTATTTTTGGATTAATTGGTATCAGACGAGAAAGAACATTGTATGTTTCAATCTGGTATTTCATAGCTACTTTTATAGGTGTTTCAATGCTATATTTATTTAATAATATGGAAGTACCAACAGCACTAGTTTCTGGTTACGGTTCATGGATGCACTCAGTATCAATGTATTCAGGTACAAATGATGCTTTAGTACAATGGTGGTATGGACATAATGCTGTTGCATTTGTATTTACAGTTCCAATTATTGCTTTAATTTACTACTTCTTACCAAAAGAGTCAGGACAAAATGTTTATTCATATAAACTTTCTATCTTAGCTTTCTGGGGATTGATGTTTGTTTATTTATGGGCTGGTGGTCACCACCTTATTTATTCAACTGTTCCAGATTGGCTGCAAACTATGGGTTCTGTTATGTCTATTGTTTTAATTTTACCATCATGGGGATCAGCTATTAATATGCTTTTAACAATGAAGGGTGAATGGCAACAATTACAAACTAATACCTTAATTAAATTTATGGTTTTAGCATCAACTTTTTATATGTTATCAACAATTGAAGGTCCAATCATGGCAATTAAATCAGTAAATGCAATTGCTCACTTTACAGATTGGGTTCCAGGACATGTACATGATGGTACTTTAGGTTGGGTTACATTTATGATTATGGCTGCTTTATATCATATGGCTCCAAGAATGTACGGTAGAGAGATTTATTCTAAATCGTTAATGGATACACAATTTTGGTTACAAAGTACAGGTATCGTATTGTACTTTACATCTATGTGGATAGCAGGTATTACACAAGGTATGATGTGGAGAGCATATGATGAATATGGTTCATTACTTTACTCTTTCATTGATACAGTTACTGTATTAAAACCATACTATACAATTAGAGCTGTTGGTGGATTATTGTACTTAATTGGTTTCTTTATGTTTGCATATAATATGTATAAAACGGCAACAGCAGGAAGAGTTCTTGATAAAGAACCAATCAATGCTACGCCAGTAGCCGCATAA
- the moaC gene encoding cyclic pyranopterin monophosphate synthase MoaC translates to MNLTHLDENNRPKMVDVSDKKDSTRVAIASGQISMSQEAYDAIISNSTKKGPVLQTAVIASIMGVKKTSELIPMCHPLLLSGINCDIEELPSLPGFKLIVTAKLNGQTGVEMEALTGTSIGLLTIYDMVKAIDKSMVISNIQLESKSGGKSGDFKR, encoded by the coding sequence TTGAATTTAACACATCTAGACGAAAATAATAGACCTAAAATGGTAGATGTATCTGATAAAAAAGATAGTACAAGAGTAGCAATAGCTTCTGGGCAGATATCTATGTCTCAAGAAGCCTATGATGCAATTATCAGTAATAGTACAAAAAAAGGACCAGTACTTCAAACGGCTGTTATTGCTTCAATTATGGGTGTTAAAAAGACAAGTGAATTAATACCTATGTGCCATCCTTTATTATTAAGTGGAATAAACTGTGATATTGAAGAGTTACCTAGCTTACCTGGTTTTAAATTGATAGTTACTGCTAAATTAAATGGACAAACTGGCGTTGAAATGGAAGCTTTAACAGGTACTAGTATTGGATTACTTACTATTTATGATATGGTAAAAGCTATTGATAAATCAATGGTTATCTCTAATATTCAATTAGAGAGTAAATCTGGTGGGAAAAGTGGGGATTTTAAGCGATGA
- the rpsU gene encoding 30S ribosomal protein S21, with translation MPGIKVKDSESFDEAYRRFKKQCDRNLIVTETRARRFFEPMTEKRKKQKINAKKKMLKRLYMLRRYESRL, from the coding sequence GTGCCAGGTATTAAAGTTAAAGATAGCGAATCATTCGACGAAGCTTATAGAAGATTTAAAAAGCAATGTGACAGAAACCTAATCGTTACTGAAACAAGAGCAAGAAGATTTTTTGAACCTATGACTGAAAAAAGAAAGAAACAAAAAATTAACGCTAAGAAAAAAATGCTTAAAAGATTGTATATGCTTAGAAGATACGAATCTAGACTGTAA
- a CDS encoding Bax inhibitor-1/YccA family protein — translation MYNRDYLSHKDTTQQYTHESSKVELMSFLKATYQLFAGSLLAATAGAYIGLGMVSTIASWYWGLVILEFILLFGLFAVKNKPGINLAVLFGFTFVSGLTITPLLASVFAMPAGASIVAQAFLMTSVAFGGISMFALTTKRDFSGMGKMLFIALIILVVGSISNIFIQAPLLQLGIAMVGAVLFSAFILYDTQQIIKGGFSTPIEAAIALYLDFFNLFISLLQILGIFNSDD, via the coding sequence ATGTACAATAGAGATTATTTATCTCATAAAGATACAACGCAACAATATACACATGAATCATCTAAAGTTGAATTAATGAGCTTTTTAAAAGCTACATATCAATTATTTGCAGGTTCATTGCTTGCTGCAACTGCGGGAGCTTATATCGGTTTAGGTATGGTTTCAACAATTGCTAGCTGGTATTGGGGATTAGTTATTTTAGAATTTATCTTATTATTTGGACTATTTGCAGTTAAAAATAAACCAGGAATTAACCTAGCGGTTCTATTTGGGTTTACTTTTGTAAGTGGTTTAACAATTACTCCTTTACTAGCTTCAGTATTTGCAATGCCAGCAGGTGCTTCAATAGTAGCACAAGCATTTTTAATGACTTCAGTAGCTTTTGGTGGAATTTCAATGTTTGCCCTTACAACTAAAAGAGACTTCTCTGGTATGGGAAAAATGTTGTTTATTGCTCTTATTATATTAGTAGTAGGTTCTATTTCTAATATTTTTATTCAAGCACCATTATTACAACTTGGAATAGCTATGGTGGGAGCAGTGTTATTTTCTGCGTTTATACTTTATGATACACAACAAATTATTAAAGGTGGATTTTCAACTCCAATTGAAGCAGCAATTGCTTTATACTTAGATTTCTTTAATCTATTTATTTCATTATTACAAATACTTGGTATTTTTAATAGTGATGATTAA
- a CDS encoding D-alanyl-D-alanine carboxypeptidase family protein has translation MDKLDSVDLNLSMASRSIAPPAFTYHSVGDFDIGKKGLGADNFTERFAHTNEFSEMKTLKYIDMRYTIGNKDGVRYEPWHVKVI, from the coding sequence TTGGATAAATTAGATTCTGTAGATCTTAATTTATCTATGGCTTCAAGATCAATTGCGCCACCAGCATTTACATATCATTCTGTTGGAGATTTTGATATTGGTAAAAAAGGTTTAGGTGCAGATAATTTCACGGAGAGATTTGCCCATACAAATGAGTTTTCGGAAATGAAAACATTAAAATATATTGATATGAGATACACAATTGGAAATAAGGATGGAGTAAGGTATGAACCTTGGCATGTTAAAGTTATTTAG